The Deinococcus aquaedulcis genome window below encodes:
- a CDS encoding MATE family efflux transporter — MSVPAPSALPTAPQGSTRELLRLAGPLMLSNLAYTAVGFTDTLLMGRLGVVEVGAVGFASLCLLTLVLLLRGSLNTAATFVARALGAGDPAGVRRWASVFLSCGLLGVPLALVAPWLLDALFALLRPDPEIAAVARTYAHIRAWEIPLVMLGSAALSVMVGLGNTRTPMLLAWLVVAVNAALAVLFVFGLGWGAAGAAWAAVLAVGLQNALAVVLLRRLHGPAYGPFRLVRPTRDEWRRLGRVSLPAGVTELAEVSAFTVFQGVISRLGPTELAASQIANQLASLGFLPAFALASATGSLLSRALGAGRPDIATRIGWRGAGVAAALMGVLGALFLLIPGSLIGLFNRSPEVLALGTTVLAIMAAYQVLDGVAIVLGGALGGAGDTRFRLLVTLAGAWLVMVLGAWWLAPRYGVAGAWGSALLFLVFAAGAYGWRFASGRWQRLKV; from the coding sequence GTGTCTGTGCCTGCCCCGTCTGCTCTCCCCACTGCGCCCCAGGGCAGCACCCGCGAACTGCTGCGCCTGGCGGGGCCGCTGATGCTCTCGAACCTCGCCTACACGGCGGTGGGCTTTACCGACACGCTGCTGATGGGCCGTCTGGGCGTCGTTGAGGTGGGCGCCGTAGGGTTTGCCAGCCTGTGCCTGCTGACGCTGGTGCTGCTGCTGCGCGGCAGTCTGAACACCGCCGCCACCTTTGTGGCCCGGGCGCTGGGCGCGGGCGACCCGGCCGGGGTGCGCCGCTGGGCCAGCGTGTTTCTGTCGTGTGGCCTGCTGGGGGTGCCGCTGGCGCTGGTGGCGCCGTGGTTGCTGGACGCCCTGTTCGCCCTGCTGCGCCCCGACCCAGAGATCGCCGCTGTGGCGCGCACCTACGCGCACATCCGCGCCTGGGAGATTCCGCTGGTGATGCTGGGCAGCGCCGCCCTGTCGGTGATGGTGGGGCTGGGCAACACCCGCACGCCCATGCTGCTGGCGTGGCTGGTGGTGGCCGTGAACGCCGCGCTGGCGGTGCTGTTTGTCTTTGGCCTCGGCTGGGGGGCGGCGGGGGCCGCCTGGGCCGCCGTGCTGGCGGTGGGCCTGCAAAACGCGCTGGCAGTGGTGCTGCTGCGCCGCCTGCATGGCCCGGCCTACGGCCCCTTCCGGCTGGTGCGGCCCACGCGGGACGAGTGGCGCCGCCTGGGCCGGGTCAGCCTGCCGGCCGGCGTGACCGAACTGGCCGAAGTCAGCGCCTTTACGGTCTTTCAGGGCGTGATCTCGCGGCTGGGGCCCACCGAACTGGCGGCGTCGCAGATTGCCAACCAGCTGGCCAGCCTGGGCTTTTTGCCGGCGTTCGCGCTGGCCTCGGCCACGGGGAGCCTGTTGTCGCGGGCGCTGGGGGCGGGCCGCCCGGACATTGCCACCCGCATCGGCTGGCGCGGGGCCGGGGTGGCAGCCGCCCTGATGGGCGTGCTGGGCGCCCTGTTCCTGCTGATTCCCGGGTCCCTGATCGGCCTGTTTAACCGCAGCCCCGAGGTGCTGGCCCTGGGGACCACCGTACTGGCGATCATGGCGGCCTATCAGGTGCTGGACGGCGTGGCGATTGTGCTGGGCGGGGCACTGGGCGGCGCGGGCGACACCCGCTTTCGCCTGCTGGTGACCCTGGCGGGCGCGTGGCTGGTGATGGTGCTGGGCGCGTGGTGGCTGGCCCCCCGCTACGGCGTGGCCGGCGCGTGGGGCTCAGCACTGCTGTTTCTGGTTTTTGCCGCCGGGGCGTATGGCTGGCGGTTTGCCTCGGGCCGCTGGCAGCGATTGAAGGTGTAG
- the xth gene encoding exodeoxyribonuclease III has product MSGHLKLATWNVNSLRVRLPQVLAWLEVQAPDVLALQETKVEDPLFPVAELEALGYHAAFSGQKTYNGVALLSRQPLEDVQADVPGLADDQRRVLAATTGGVRVVCLYVPNGQALDSPKYTYKLDWLAAVRDWLAAEVAEHDRVAVMGDFNVAPEDRDVHSPARWAGQVLVSEPERAAFRALLAVGLHDAFRLHDQPERVFSWWNYGRLALARNWGLRIDHILVSAALAAQCQSCVVDTAPRHHERPSDHAPVVATFARTQGRLAEVAKALPRLNEGTEGG; this is encoded by the coding sequence ATGAGCGGCCACCTGAAGCTGGCCACCTGGAATGTCAACTCGCTGCGGGTGCGGCTGCCGCAGGTGCTGGCGTGGCTGGAGGTGCAGGCCCCCGACGTGCTGGCACTGCAGGAAACGAAGGTGGAAGACCCACTTTTTCCGGTGGCTGAGCTGGAGGCACTGGGCTACCACGCCGCCTTTTCCGGCCAGAAAACCTACAACGGGGTGGCGCTGCTCTCACGGCAGCCGCTGGAAGACGTGCAGGCGGACGTGCCGGGCCTAGCGGACGACCAGCGGCGGGTGCTGGCCGCCACCACGGGCGGGGTGCGGGTGGTGTGCCTGTATGTGCCCAACGGACAGGCCCTGGATTCGCCCAAATACACCTACAAGCTGGACTGGCTGGCCGCCGTGCGCGACTGGCTGGCGGCCGAGGTGGCAGAGCATGACCGCGTGGCTGTGATGGGCGATTTCAACGTGGCCCCCGAAGACCGCGACGTGCACAGCCCGGCGCGCTGGGCCGGACAGGTGCTGGTGAGTGAACCTGAACGGGCGGCCTTTCGCGCCCTGCTGGCGGTGGGCCTGCACGACGCCTTCCGGCTGCACGACCAGCCCGAGCGCGTGTTCAGCTGGTGGAACTACGGCCGCCTGGCCCTGGCGCGTAACTGGGGCCTGCGCATTGACCACATTCTGGTGTCGGCCGCCCTGGCCGCCCAGTGCCAGAGCTGCGTGGTGGACACGGCCCCCCGCCACCACGAGCGCCCATCCGACCACGCACCGGTGGTGGCCACTTTTGCGCGGACACAAGGCCGCCTGGCGGAGGTCGCTAAGGCGCTGCCGCGTTTGAACGAGGGGACGGAGGGAGGCTGA
- a CDS encoding vWA domain-containing protein translates to MLPLALLPLLLPAPASASSLLGLSTPPLHLTVAVDMTGSSKNPAYKYAEQARLLSQSVLLNQLRSGDTLTLLRICEGVQTVADFQFNSRNGARMARADILRYTAALTKPCTGKGSAITAGLAHAAKRSAQTAGVGDVVVLFTDGALLDDPKRAALGSTVSGLLKRTETRALFVAGLSPEPGTGGASIRDAFVKALGSPARDKRLLLAGAYDLSNVYPTFANAVKGARR, encoded by the coding sequence ATGTTGCCACTTGCCCTGCTCCCCCTGCTTTTGCCCGCGCCCGCCAGTGCCTCCAGCTTGCTGGGCCTCTCCACGCCGCCGCTGCACCTGACCGTGGCGGTGGACATGACCGGATCCAGCAAGAACCCCGCCTACAAGTACGCCGAGCAGGCCCGGCTGCTCTCGCAGAGCGTGCTGCTTAACCAGCTGCGCTCCGGCGACACCCTGACCCTGCTGCGCATCTGCGAAGGCGTGCAGACGGTGGCCGATTTCCAGTTCAATTCCAGAAACGGCGCCCGCATGGCCCGCGCGGACATCCTGCGCTACACGGCGGCGCTGACCAAGCCCTGCACCGGCAAGGGCAGCGCCATCACCGCCGGGCTGGCCCACGCCGCCAAGCGCAGTGCCCAGACGGCCGGGGTAGGCGACGTGGTGGTGCTGTTCACCGACGGCGCCCTGCTGGACGATCCGAAGCGCGCCGCGTTGGGCAGTACGGTCAGCGGGCTGCTGAAGAGGACCGAAACGCGCGCCCTGTTCGTGGCGGGCCTCAGCCCAGAGCCGGGCACGGGCGGCGCCTCTATCCGCGACGCGTTCGTGAAGGCGCTGGGGAGCCCGGCGCGGGACAAGCGGCTGCTGCTGGCAGGCGCCTACGACCTCTCGAACGTGTACCCCACCTTTGCCAACGCGGTGAAGGGGGCCCGGCGATGA
- a CDS encoding transglycosylase domain-containing protein: protein MIRTLWRRWRNPWPRTPFVRRPEPWTLGRILRAGLAGLGVLTLGTLALGLSGAVSTGALGRVWNLRSELQPIEVQDRRGDPLGVIDHCQEGNVSNAVPCRESLSVPLSGVSPAFLLAYVAKEDVRFFSHAGVDLGRLPRALLTGAGGSTITMQLLKNSVLAGHFDYDTGRRGPWLTLRRKATEFVLAPLVTWRYGRREVLAMSVNSLPWIGIGQRKGIYDASQAVFGVEPADLTLAQSAFLVGLLPAPGRYLVAEDTPPETAAARFRWMRRQQLLTLNILRGRGLIGEDAYRAAVGTPLQPRLWQVTYAGSGPDLRVVSARRNPAYDQTPEPAWALQALVRRELRAGGLDPRRVGRVVLTLDARAQAALVARLTGDARQGSVAEGAAIVDVRGGGIVALASSTGGLQSSDPGRQWAVSAQRPVASTVKPLLYAQAFGDGLTQLSTFPDRPTRYAGQAVRNSSGTFLERAVTLREANARSLNTVAVQVGTPREEGLRRLLLGLGYRPDPENRSSPALGTFRAAPLTVAAAYASFAGGGQLCPPHLLAEAYDRAGRPLPLPRAECAPLWDEVVAYQTFDLLTGAVNDRASHVPFLRATLAQRLTGRAVPLGAKSGTTDDVNDTWCAAVTPQYAMAVWLGDPAGERSVPVALYRQQTACREVALLRDLPHDRQSLSPPPGVTRVGGAAVPLAGLKPRNPAPPGAP, encoded by the coding sequence GTGATCCGCACGCTCTGGCGCCGCTGGCGCAATCCCTGGCCGCGCACACCCTTCGTGCGGCGCCCCGAACCCTGGACCCTGGGCCGCATCCTGCGCGCGGGGCTGGCCGGGCTGGGCGTGCTGACACTGGGCACCCTGGCGCTGGGCCTGAGCGGGGCCGTCAGCACCGGGGCCCTGGGGCGGGTCTGGAACCTGCGCTCGGAGCTGCAACCCATTGAGGTGCAGGACCGTCGGGGCGATCCGCTGGGGGTGATTGACCACTGCCAGGAAGGCAACGTCAGCAACGCGGTGCCCTGCCGTGAATCGCTGAGCGTGCCTCTGAGCGGTGTCTCCCCCGCCTTTCTGCTGGCCTACGTGGCCAAGGAGGACGTGCGCTTCTTCTCGCACGCGGGCGTGGACCTGGGGCGGCTGCCGCGCGCCCTGCTGACCGGCGCGGGCGGCAGCACCATCACCATGCAGCTGCTGAAAAACAGCGTGCTGGCCGGGCACTTCGATTACGACACCGGGCGGCGTGGCCCCTGGCTGACCCTGCGGCGCAAGGCCACTGAGTTCGTGCTGGCCCCGCTGGTCACGTGGCGCTACGGGCGGCGCGAGGTGCTGGCCATGAGCGTGAACAGCCTGCCCTGGATTGGCATTGGGCAACGCAAGGGCATCTATGACGCCTCGCAGGCGGTGTTCGGGGTGGAACCGGCGGACCTCACGCTGGCCCAGAGTGCCTTTTTGGTGGGGCTGCTGCCCGCGCCGGGCCGCTATCTGGTGGCCGAGGACACCCCGCCCGAAACGGCAGCGGCCCGCTTCCGCTGGATGCGCCGCCAGCAGCTGCTGACCCTGAATATCCTACGCGGGCGCGGCCTGATTGGCGAAGACGCCTACCGCGCCGCTGTGGGCACGCCGCTGCAGCCCCGGCTGTGGCAGGTGACCTACGCGGGCAGCGGCCCGGACCTGCGCGTGGTGTCGGCCCGGCGCAACCCCGCCTACGACCAGACCCCCGAACCCGCCTGGGCCCTGCAGGCGCTGGTGCGGCGCGAACTGCGCGCGGGCGGTCTGGACCCGCGCCGGGTGGGCCGCGTGGTACTCACCCTGGACGCCCGCGCCCAGGCCGCGCTGGTCGCGCGCCTGACCGGCGACGCACGCCAGGGCAGCGTGGCCGAGGGCGCCGCAATTGTGGACGTGCGCGGGGGCGGCATTGTGGCACTGGCCAGTAGCACGGGCGGCCTGCAAAGCAGCGACCCGGGGCGGCAGTGGGCGGTCTCGGCGCAGCGGCCGGTGGCCAGCACGGTCAAGCCGCTGCTGTACGCGCAGGCCTTTGGCGACGGCCTGACCCAGCTAAGCACCTTCCCAGACCGGCCCACCCGTTACGCCGGGCAGGCCGTGCGCAACAGCAGCGGCACCTTTCTGGAGCGCGCGGTCACGCTGCGCGAGGCCAACGCCCGCTCCCTGAACACCGTGGCCGTACAGGTGGGCACCCCGCGCGAGGAAGGCCTGCGCCGGCTGCTGCTGGGCCTGGGCTATCGCCCGGACCCCGAAAACCGTTCCAGCCCGGCCCTGGGCACCTTCCGGGCCGCGCCGCTGACCGTGGCCGCCGCCTACGCCAGCTTCGCCGGGGGGGGGCAGCTGTGCCCGCCGCACCTGCTGGCCGAAGCCTATGACCGCGCCGGGCGGCCCCTTCCGCTGCCCCGCGCCGAGTGCGCCCCGCTGTGGGACGAGGTGGTGGCCTACCAGACCTTTGACCTGCTGACCGGCGCCGTGAACGACCGCGCCTCGCATGTGCCGTTCCTGCGCGCCACGCTGGCCCAGCGCCTGACCGGCCGCGCCGTGCCCCTGGGCGCCAAGAGCGGCACCACCGACGACGTGAACGACACGTGGTGCGCCGCCGTGACCCCGCAGTACGCCATGGCCGTGTGGCTGGGCGATCCAGCAGGCGAGCGTAGCGTGCCCGTGGCCCTGTACCGCCAGCAGACTGCCTGCCGCGAGGTGGCCCTGCTGCGTGACCTTCCCCACGACCGCCAGTCACTGAGCCCGCCGCCCGGCGTCACCCGGGTAGGCGGCGCCGCTGTGCCGCTCGCTGGCCTCAAGCCCCGCAATCCCGCGCCCCCGGGCGCGCCCTGA